The following coding sequences are from one Humulus lupulus chromosome X, drHumLupu1.1, whole genome shotgun sequence window:
- the LOC133803587 gene encoding ammonium transporter 2 member 5-like — protein MSLPANLIPDLASPEWMSKGDNAWQLTAATLVGLQSMPGLVILYGSIVKKKWAVNSAFMAFYAFAAVLVCWVGWAHEMSFGDHLLPFLGRPSPALGNNYLLTQAFLGQIPNASMVYFQFVFAALTTILVGGALLGRMSFKAWMMFVPLWVTLSYTVCAYSLWCPEGWLSRLGVIDYSGGFVVHLSSGVAGFTAAYWVGPRWTKDRQRFPPNNLLLMLAGAGLLWMGWTGFNGGDPYSVSADASLAVLNTHVCTATSLLTWLLLDIIFFGKPSVIGATQGMITGLVCITPAAGVVQGWAAIIIGMMGGSIPWYTMMILHREINLLNQIDDTMAVFHTHAVAGSLGGILTGLFAEPKLSRLFYSTDKWPRYIGLFYGLQTRQYKAGFRQLGVQLLGIIFVVFLNIVATSVVCLIIRLVVPLKLADDVLQTGDDAIHGEEAYALWGDGDKYSSVHAVNDLPPPQEPVPVTETRIEGQTQTS, from the exons ATGAGCCTGCCGGCGAACCTGATCCCCGACCTCGCCAGCCCAGAATGGATGAGCAAGGGCGACAACGCGTGGCAGCTGACGGCGGCGACTCTGGTGGGCCTGCAGAGCATGCCGGGCCTAGTCATCCTCTACGGCAGCATTGTCAAAAAGAAATGGGCCGTGAACTCGGCCTTCATGGCCTTCTACGCCTTCGCCGCCGTCTTAGTATGTTGGGTGGGCTGGGCCCACGAGATGTCTTTCGGCGATCATCTCTTACCTTTTTTGGGCCGGCCCAGCCCAGCTCTGGGCAATAACTACCTTCTCACACAAGCCTTTTTGGGCCAGATACCGAACGCGAGCATGGTGTATTTTCAGTTTGTGTTTGCGGCCTTAACAACGATTTTGGTGGGTGGGGCCTTGTTGGGCCGGATGAGCTTTAAGGCATGGATGATGTTCGTGCCTCTTTGGGTTACGCTATCGTACACGGTGTGTGCGTACAGTTTATGGTGTCCCGAAGGTTGGCTCTCGAGGCTGGGTGTTATCGATTACTCTGGCGGCTTTGTCGTTCACTTATCTTCTGGTGTCGCTGGTTTCACTGCAGCTTATTGG GTGGGACCAAGGTGGACCAAGGACAGGCAGAGGTTTCCGCCGAACAACCTGCTGTTGATGTTGGCAGGAGCAGGGCTGCTGTGGATGGGGTGGACAGGATTCAACGGTGGAGATCCGTACAGCGTGAGTGCCGATGCATCTCTAGCCGTCCTTAACACCCACGTGTGTACAGCCACCAGCCTGCTGACGTGGCTGCTGCTTGATATTATTTTCTTTGGGAAGCCTTCTGTGATTGGAGCCACTCAGGGAATGATCACTGGCCTTGTTTGCATCACCCCTGCTGCAG GAGTGGTACAAGGGTGGGCAGCCATCATAATCGGAATGATGGGAGGAAGCATCCCATGGTACACCATGATGATCCTCCACAGAGAAATAAATCTCCTCAACCAAATCGACGACACCATGGCAGTCTTCCACACCCACGCCGTCGCCGGCTCCCTCGGCGGCATTCTCACCGGCCTATTCGCCGAGCCCAAGCTCAGCCGACTCTTCTACTCCACTGACAAATGGCCACGCTATATCGGACTCTTCTACGGCCTCCAAACCCGCCAGTACAAGGCCGGGTTCCGACAACTCGGCGTCCAACTTCTGGGCATAATTTTTGTCGTTTTTCTAAACATCGTTGCCACCAGTGTTGTGTGTTTGATTATTAGATTGGTTGTTCCGCTTAAGCTTGCGGATGATGTGTTACAAACTGGGGACGATGCCATTCATGGAGAAGAGGCTTATGCTTTGTGGGGTGATGGTGATAAGTATAGCTCTGTTCACGCCGTCAATGACCTTCCTCCGCCGCAGGAACCGGTGCCGGTGACCGAAACTAGGATTGAAGGTCAGACTCAAACGTCATAA
- the LOC133804315 gene encoding protein JINGUBANG-like, with amino-acid sequence MEFYHQNSDDILSIIYEERSYTTSIETPSSINLNLNHDRQHQYHDETYDDEIYHNDPYYFSPLAPSSPTQAHIQAQPSFLPPPSPESPWTCSPLQTPSPSLLYHCIASLHRHDGTIYSVAVSNGVVFTGSDSTRIRAWRPPDCVERGLLKSNSGEVRAILAYGDMLFTSHKDLKVRAWNFAVVSSNFLFKKLSSIPRKRRSSFQLFSKPKFTERHKDCVSCLAYYHAEGLLYTGSHDRTVKAWRVSTRKCVDSFVAHEDNVNGILVNQEDGCVFTCSSDGSVKIWRRIYRENSHTLTMILRFQPSPVNAIALSSSSGSTGSGFLYSGSGDGTINFWEKERMSYRFNHGGFLQGHRFAVLCVVAVEKMVFSGSEDTTIRIWRREEGSCLHECLAVLDGHRGPVRCLAACLERENLVMGLFLIYSASLDRTFKVWRVKVLPEEEPEQEPEPENRSVYCGGGGSEFSSNMDELDRSDSRTHQYYENNTTTSPVLSPSWVQIKKSSQVKHFQ; translated from the coding sequence ATGGAATTTTATCACCAAAACTCAGATGATATCCTTAGCATCATATACGAAGAGAGAAGTTACACCACTTCAATAGAAACTCCAAGTAGTatcaatctcaatctcaatcatGATCGACAACATCAATACCACGATGAAACATACGATGACGAAATATACCACAATGATCCTTACTACTTCAGCCCATTAGCACCTTCAAGCCCAACCCAAGCCCATATCCAGGCCCAGCCCAGTTTTCTGCCACCGCCGAGCCCAGAATCGCCTTGGACCTGCTCACCTCTCCAAACCCCATCCCCTTCTCTCCTCTACCACTGCATCGCCTCCCTCCACCGCCACGACGGAACAATCTACTCCGTCGCGGTCTCAAACGGCGTCGTATTCACAGGCTCAGACAGCACGAGGATCCGCGCGTGGAGGCCACCGGACTGCGTTGAGCGTGGGCTTCTGAAGTCCAACTCGGGTGAAGTCAGAGCAATTTTAGCATACGGTGACATGCTTTTCACTTCCCATAAGGACCTCAAAGTGAGGGCGTGGAATTTCGCTGTCGTTTCGAGCAATTTCCTCTTCAAGAAATTGTCGTCTATACCCAGAAAACGACGAAGCTCGTTTCAGCTGTTTTCGAAGCCGAAATTCACCGAACGACACAAAGATTGTGTGTCGTGTTTGGCGTATTACCACGCCGAGGGTCTCCTCTACACCGGCTCACACGATAGAACGGTCAAGGCCTGGCGAGTCTCGACTCGGAAGTGCGTTGACTCGTTCGTGGCTCACGAAGATAACGTTAATGGCATATTGGTTAACCAAGAAGACGGTTGCGTCTTCACTTGCTCGTCCGATGGGTCTGTAAAGATATGGAGAAGAATCTACAGAGAGAACTCTCATACCCTCACCATGATTCTTCGTTTCCAACCTTCTCCGGTGAACGCCATAGCTCTGAGCTCGTCCTCCGGGTCAACCGGATCCGGGTTTCTGTACTCGGGGTCCGGGGACGGGACCATAAATTTCTGGGAGAAGGAGAGAATGTCGTACAGGTTCAACCACGGTGGGTTCTTGCAGGGTCACCGGTTCGCGGTGCTGTGCGTGGTGGCGGTGGAGAAGATGGTGTTCAGTGGGTCGGAGGACACGACGATTAGGATATGGCGGAGAGAGGAAGGGAGCTGTTTGCATGAGTGTTTGGCGGTGTTGGATGGGCACCGTGGTCCGGTGAGGTGCTTAGCGGCGTGTTTGGAAAGAGAGAATCTTGTGATGGGGTTGTTTCTGATTTACAGTGCGAGTTTGGATCGAACTTTCAAGGTTTGGAGAGTTAAGGTGTTGCCGGAGGAGGAACCGGAGCAGGAGCCGGAGCCGGAGAACAGGAGTGTGTACTGTGGTGGTGGTGGGTCCGAGTTCAGTAGTAATATGGATGAGTTGGATCGGAGCGATTCGAGGACTCACCAGTATTACGAGAATAATACTACTACGAGTCCAGTTTTGTCACCTTCTTGGGTTCAGATTAAGAAGAGTTCCCAGGTTAAGCATTTTCAGTAG